A region of the Cannabis sativa cultivar Pink pepper isolate KNU-18-1 chromosome 3, ASM2916894v1, whole genome shotgun sequence genome:
CGTTTAGTTTTCCATCATTGAAGTCATTGACATTGACTCTTGTTCAGTTTGGAGATAAGAATGTGGTAAGTGAGCTTTTGTTGGGTTCTCCTTCCCTTGAGAAATTGTGGTTTAATGCTTGTAGTTGGAGTTGGAATATTGATTATAATCAGCAGTTTCGCATACATAGTTCAAGCCTCAAGATCTTGAAAATTAATGGTTCAGATAGAGTGGAGCAAATTGAAGCCATGAATCTTGAATCTTTGGAACTACGTGAAATTTCATTTGGCGCAATAAATCTCTCTGTCTGCAATGCTATTAAGAATCTCTCTTTAACTTGTCATTGGTGTGTGGAAAGGTCATCAATAGAATATCTCATCTCAAATCTTCCTCTCCTTGAGAATTTGACTTTGAGCAATTTGAAAGACATAGGAGGATTGAAACACATTAAAATCTCGAGTCAAAGCGTGAAAAGTTTCAATTTAAATAACCCTTTTGACGAAGAAGTGTCTGTTATAATTGAATCAGCTCCAAACTTAGCATCACTTTGTTATATAGGTAATATCAAATTGAAAGTATCAATGGCGTCGTCTAATTTGTTGAATGGAACATTCGTAATTCTTGAGAGGCATGAGAAGTATGACGGAGATTGGTTTATCAATTTGATAAATTTTCTTTTGAATCTTAATTGTTCATGGAATAGGGTAAGCCTGCATGTTGACTCAGTTGAGGTATGTTGTTAATTGTCTTATTTAAGTATAAGGGTGTTTCAAACAGATTACTTTATTagtgtattttatatttaacttgttttcttaattttatacTTGTAGGCTCTTATCATGCCAGAAAATTTCAAGAAGATATGTCGTTCTCATTTGCTTAATTGGGAGCATCTTAGAGTTTTTACTGAACGCCAACCAGAGAGACATTCAGACTTGAGAGATGCCCTGCAGTGGATTTCTCCTTCTTTAAAGACATTATCAATAGAGAAAGGGAAATCTTTTAAAAACTTTGAACTTAATTATAGGTGACTGACTACCTTCTATATGTTTTCCGTTCTAATAGTACTCATTTTGAGATTTGTATGTAGTTAAGACTAATGAATTTGCATCAGAATGGgatttaattttcttatatttggtTGTGAATGAGTAGCTTGAACTTGAAAAATGTAGATTTTGTTTCTACATTTCACTGCAGTTTTTGCCCAGGAAACTTGACCTTTAAAATTTGTTCTTGGAATATTCTGATATCTGCTTAGGAAAACCAATAAAAGTGTATGTTGTGATACTTTCTATGCCTATGTTGTTACAATGGGTTCTTGACAATTTGAAGTCACTGTTTTTCTTACTTTAGCAAATTTGAAGATTGATTTGGATATCCCATATTGTAATAGATAgatccaaaaaaaaatgaataggaGAAAAATATGAGAATAAACAAGGTACATGACTACATGTTATGTTAGTGTGGTTAGATTAAGAGCCATTGAGTCAACACTTTTAAGTATAGATATCCATTAACTCGACTTTGTTTATATCCTGTATAACTCTGTTTATACAAACAGGAATTAATTCATTGGAATAAAAGTGTGATATTCAATCTCTCTATAACTAATCCTCTCTTTTGAATGAAACCCTCCTCACTTAGCCAAGTCCTCACCCCTTCAAGAGATTTTCCCTATGTTTTTGTTGAACCAAGAGAAATTTGCATGTACATGTAAGGATGATGACTTACTattgtctttttcttttcttttttttaagaaatttatttctgGATTCTATTTGTTACTCTTGTACACTGATTcttggaaaattcaaaatcttTGTCATATGAATCCAAGGAAAATATTATGACTTTTTTTTTGGACCCTTTTTGAGATATGACCCAATTGTAACTGACTTTTAGATTTAGATTATTATGAAGAGGAGAACATGCAAAATTGGTAAAGAAACAATTAGTGGGTTTCTATGTATATAATAAGTAAAATTCTATTGAGAGGCAAAATATGTTTGGAAGTGCGATGGATATTGTAAGTTGTGATTTTCTCTTTTGAAGTTATAGTTTCCATTCCATGTCAAAAAATTAGATACACAATAGATAAAAAGAACACAAAATAagtaatcaaaaaaaaaagtgcaaAATGTATGTTAATGAACTCAAAGCAATATAACTTTGTGCAAAAGAAGtgcatttttatttcatttcaagCTAAATTATGTACACTTTGGCCTTTGTTCAACCTATTTTGAATTATTTCTGGTAAATACCAAGTGTTTCTTGGACAAAATAGCTGACACTTTTGtctttatatataaaagaattCATCCATGTAAAGCAATGAAAGTACCACTTCAAATCATACTCTCTTGTTACACTATCTCCAATggcataaataaaaaatgtgttACATTTAAACTCATTCATGAATTAGCCTAGTTTATATTGTTAGACTTAAATGGCATTTGATATTGGTTTTGTCTTCTCTTGCTCTATCTTCAATTCAGTTGTATAGAATAAGTAGTCTATCTGTTGTTCaagtttgttttgttttgtgtttttAGTGTATAGattgataaaaagaaaattaagataTATAATAACATTTGATTAAATGTTAATATAATCAGACAAAAAGGTTAATATAACTTAGAATATTCATTCCAAcaaaaattatcatgatgtgaGAACATATTTTGTAGATCTGTAAAATAATTTGCATCTAAATTGACTGTACAGGTAATTATCATGATAAAATTAGGTAAatttcattgaatattttaccaagaacaAAAGAAAAAGGATTGAAAAGATCCAACCTATTAGTACAAATCCCATTCTTAAACAAATTACATATTTCTACAAGAACCAaaacccaaaaaagaaaaaggaaatttAAAGACCTAAATTCAGGCTTTTTTGGGAGATTTGGGTGATTTGGTTGCAGTTTTCTCAGATTCAGCAGACTTAGTCTTCTTCGGTAGCAAAACTGGGTTAATGTTGGGAAGAACACCACCGCTGGCGATTGTAACACCATGAAGCAATTTCCCCAATTCCTCATCGTTCCTCACAGCCAATTGAACGTGTCTAGGGTTGATTCTAGTCTTCTTGTTGTCACGAGCAGCATTTCCGGCCAATTCCAAAACCTCAGCGGCGAGGTATTCAAGAACGGCAGCTAGGTAGACGGGAGCACCGGTACCAGTACGTTGGGCGTATCTTCCCTTCTTGAGGAATCGAGCGATACGACCGACGGGAAACTGAAGTCCAGCCTTGACGGATTTGGTGACCGACTTCTTCCTGTCTCCGCCTTTCCTTCCTCCGGCTCCCTTGGCTCCTCCCTTGGTTGATTTAGTAGTTTCCATTGCTGAAACGAAATTTGGAAGCTTTTCTCTGAAACGATTAGATTCGAGTTTTGGAGGGAACAAGAGTTTGTTGAGTATTGAGTTTGATGAGATTAGTGAGTAAGATATGCTGATGCAGATCTGTATTTATATAAGGGGATGAGTCTGCCACGCTGGCAATCCGCGAGGTTTAATTTCGACCAATCCAATTAGAGcgatttaatattattattatttgctttGTTTGTTGAGCATAATTATTGGAGCATTGATAGTGTTGTCTAGCACCTTCTAAACGTATGtattgcgattggctagcgatattttaaaaaattattatattaaattatataaaatctgataCTTAATTATGTTCTAGTACCTCCAATAGTTATATTGACAGTAAGAGGGTGTTAGGCACCAATGTTCTAGTACCTTTTTGTAAGGTCCCCACTTCAAGTCCTACGTCACTCTAGCTACttcatggattgatgactgaccctacataccaacacgagtgtttccagcgtgctttgtcctcactcgcacgcttcctggaaaaacttcccaggaggtcacccatcctgaaattactcccAAGTTAAGctcgcttaactatggagttctttcgtgatgggctaccggaaaacaagatgcaccttattgatataggtagtaccaatcaatccatttaagctctcttcaactgtgtagtctcatacctacacagtctcagaatcatcccacttgaccttccccaagcgatgtgggattgtacagcttacccggtgtttccccttacggatcacaggaatactgactgtcacaatcaccccccttacggggtccgacgtcctcgtcgaccacacttccggctgggtcaaggctctgatactatttgtaacatccccgcttcaagcctccattgggtccttacacccacggaatgaatggctcttatacacgagaacgccactctggctgcttcctggactgatgactgaccctacagaccaacacgagtgtttccagcgtgctttgtcctcactcgcatgcttcctgggaaaacttctcaggaggtcacccatccttaaattgctccaagtcaagcacgcttaactgtggagttctttcgagatgggctaccgaaaaacaagatccaccttgttgatataggtagtatcaatcaatccatttaagctctcttcaactgtgtagtctcatacctacacagtctcagaatcatcccacttgaccttccccaggcgatgtgggattgtacagtttacccggtgtttccccttacggatcacgggaatACTGACTGTCACACTTTTATAGTGGCGTTACAATTGATTAGCGATATTCTCTAAAAGATATTTTGTTAAGTTATATCGAatttaatacttaattacactaataacagTATGACACTAATGGCACGCTTACTATACAGTATTCATAATCGGAATAAGTTAATAGAGAAATGTAAcagaataaatgaaaaataatcggaatcaatatttataaaatgttgtttaccaaaaatttttgaaaataaaatgatattgatttatcttatttactttattaggaaacgtaatcggaatgcttaaaTTGGCTAAATTACCCTTTAaattaaactatattatatggtagttattttgtaagacatattttaaaggacaaaattgtcattatatatttaatattaaaaaataaaataaaaataattaaaatctatTACCCTTAATGGCATTCCTTATAAATTGGTGGGGGAAGTTCTCCCTTTCTTTTCTCCCTTATTTAATCAAGTTctccttttttttaattttaataatgtaagTAAACAAATGTAAGAGAATGATTACCTTAGTAATCATGCCAATAAAAGAGAATGGTGTCTTTTAGcaaggagaatttttaaaaatattatttcttatgtttatttttaattttatgagctataatttttgtttattatcaatacatttttaaagttttaaaattatattaatatgtttttcttattaataaattattgcaTCGGTGGAGTTTGTGTGGCAAAATTTTCCTTAACTATTACAAAAGAGCTATTTTTGTTGCATAATGTCCATTTTTTAAACAGTTGAGCTAATTTGATTCAAGTTAAGAGTTAAAAGACAGAAAATAGTCTAATAACAAATTTTAAGAACATGTAAAtgaattcataaaattaatttttaaaatgtgAGCTGGTTTTGTAACCCAATTATTCTTTCTATTGTGATTTAATAAAGAGCTCAAGTCTTCAATTATTCATTGAGGTTGTTCTTCTCTTTGGATTTATCTACAAAATAAtcttttttgtctaatttttatTTGCATTTCAATAtgtcatattgtttttattttgatcTCATCATTGCTATTATTGTATTATGTTCTTGATTTGGTGACATTTACACTCATTACTAACATCAGTAATCACATTTATAtctttaatattagaaatatataaattatacataaaataagatgaataaaaaaattaaaaacaattacaattctaagaaaaatattataaggATAATATATTACATCAAGAATTGTAATATTAAagcacaaaatacaaataaaaaaaaaattataactcaaatcataaaaataaacaaaatagtaACTAATTAGTAGCTACTAAATTTTTGCAAATAACTATCCAAAGCATTCTAAATCAtttccattttattttatattacgaGGAGTGCTAAGGAGACTCTCTGTACTCTCTTTTACACTCTCTCGATAAATAAGTGACAAATGTCATCTTTTGAGATTAGTGTATATGTACTTAATAATTAGACATAATGTTGTTGAATTATTACATCTATGTCATTACAATAAAATTATCCTAAATATTTACTTAGAGCTAAacataaattaaacaaaattataacaccatttaaaacaattataaagtatgattagaatttatttaacaatttaaataatcatataaatagtaattaaaGCTATTTtctttatatgtttttttacaacacattttctttttattattagtttaattcaaaacacatatatatactaccttttttttttgtttcaatgtaaaaaaaaaaaaaaaatcaatataacTATATTTTGGAcactaaataaattaaaaaaaaaaattaaaaaaaaaaaaacaaagaaaagaagaatataaattgtttgtatttaaattttggtttgacaaaaaaaatacttaattagATAAAGTTaatagatataaatagaaaaacatgataattaaatatgctaaaaaaattgatgaactaaacaaataaaaaaatttaataataatattatgacaACTATTAAACAGTTAATTGGCAatcttttaaaacaaaattatgaaaaaaaaatataaatagaacataataaataaattagaaaattacaaaatatagaaagtaagattaaaaaaaatgtaataatatttatgtgatatatatacatataaaaaagaatataataaaataaaactaatt
Encoded here:
- the LOC115709190 gene encoding putative F-box/LRR-repeat protein At4g15060, whose protein sequence is MAESSDRTSVLMGEEDRISKLPDALILHILSFLLTKDVVPTCLLSKRWKFIWYSVPTLSFSYRTYFQLPGGGKKLRNYVENCLEQRKRGMQFIPNSAITSFKLRMKSYKLSHSDGIDKWLAYAVENRVKEITLELGEGYYYDNDGNYYYYYYFLPKTLLVNAKFLTILELMLVELNCSYSFSFPSLKSLTLTLVQFGDKNVVSELLLGSPSLEKLWFNACSWSWNIDYNQQFRIHSSSLKILKINGSDRVEQIEAMNLESLELREISFGAINLSVCNAIKNLSLTCHWCVERSSIEYLISNLPLLENLTLSNLKDIGGLKHIKISSQSVKSFNLNNPFDEEVSVIIESAPNLASLCYIGNIKLKVSMASSNLLNGTFVILERHEKYDGDWFINLINFLLNLNCSWNRVSLHVDSVEALIMPENFKKICRSHLLNWEHLRVFTERQPERHSDLRDALQWISPSLKTLSIEKGKSFKNFELNYR
- the LOC115709205 gene encoding histone H2A.1-like, with product METTKSTKGGAKGAGGRKGGDRKKSVTKSVKAGLQFPVGRIARFLKKGRYAQRTGTGAPVYLAAVLEYLAAEVLELAGNAARDNKKTRINPRHVQLAVRNDEELGKLLHGVTIASGGVLPNINPVLLPKKTKSAESEKTATKSPKSPKKA